Within the Nyctibius grandis isolate bNycGra1 chromosome 4, bNycGra1.pri, whole genome shotgun sequence genome, the region GACAGACACTCTCAGCAGCATGGCAACAAGCACCACAAATTAACCCTTATAAGCTCTGCACTAACCTTcaatttcctcctcctcttcttcatcctcctcatcACTGGATTCGCTGACCTGAACTGTAATGGCAGTGCTAGTAACAGTGGTCCAGTCAAAATAGACTCCAAACCCAATGTCGTAGTCATCTGTAGCAAACTCCCAGCAAATGCATTTCCCATCAGGATGGGTTGGCACACGGACTGTCACCACCTCGCCTCGCTTCACCACCATCCGGccattcttctcctttcccatctTGGCTTTGAATTCCTTCATCTTCTCAGTGGTCCACATGGTGGGTGGAGCCAGAGGGGGAGGCTGAGCTGAGACAAGGGAAAAGATTGTGGGCTCACCTGACTTTTCACTACAGACAAACTGTTATCTGAAAACAGTGAAGCTATTTCTGATAAGGCTTTTGCATTCTGGAGCCTGCTCCCAGAAGCCTTGGATGTGAAGTTTTCCTGCTTGCTAGCCAGGAGCCCAAATTTCCAGCAGGAATTAGCAGTGTCTCCAGGACAGCCTCTGCTCTTCTCTAGCCAGGGCAGGCACTTAAGAAGTGGCCCCAACAAGTGTTGTCCTTTCAGGACTCACCTTTCCTCTGCTCCCCAAGGAGGTCTGCAGTCTCCAGCTCAGCTGAAAGGATATCCACAGCACCAGTGTGATCTGACTGAATCATGACTATATCCCCTGATCCTTGAGGTACATGGTAGTTGGTTATCCGAACAACAGCTTCCTGCACAAAGCACATAAGAAACACTGTCACAAAGACCATCGTAGTAAGAAAGTCCCCAGCTGGATTTAAAACAACTCATTAGTAATTCAAGCATCTTTCTGAAGCCAAGTCAGACCCTGCAGAAGCttctatttattaaaaagaactggcTGGCTCTGAGACACCTCTCTGCATTATTTCCCCCACAGCACCAAAGTAATGAACTTTGAAGTCAAATGCTGCGTTAGTCTCACAAATTACACACCCCTTGGCCTCCCCAGGCGTTCCTGGGCAGGCACATCTTTGCATCTGCCTCAGAGTTAATTGTCACCTCTCAACAAAGCTACAGCCTTACAGATTTAGCTGACTAATCTTGGAAAGAACTCCCAAGACACAATCTCTCTAGGGAGAGCCTTTCAGCTCTGTGTGCATTTAGACTACAGTCACAATCAACTGTCATTTGCTGTGTCCTAGTTAAAAGTCCCTCTGGTTCACTAGGGCCAGCCCTCTCTCCTCATATATGCAAACTCACAGCTCCTGAGCTGGGTGCCACTTGCACGGGTTTCCCGACTGTATCTGTAACGCAAACGAATTGGCCTCtcaccaaaagaaacaaaagacagCAGTCACTTGCAGTTCCCTCTCCCATAAATCTGCAAGAAGGGAATTCCCAGAAGCCCCAGACAAGAGGCAGAAGGTGAGAATAACCTTGAAGCCTTAGTGAGCCAAAAACTGCAAGGAGGCGAGGATTAGCCGAAGACACAAGAGGGATTTTGCAAATCAGACCGATAATGTTTACCTCCTGCTAATGTATAGAAGAAAATATAACTGAATCTATATTAATATGAACttttgtcttaacacaaccctTAAAGCCTCAGTACCATAGCTATAAGCACAGCAGAAGGGTGGAAGAACTCTTGCTGCACCTCTGTCCTTGCTTTCAGACATAAGAAACACCCACCTACCTCTCTGAGGGACTGAGTTTGGTCAGGAAGCTTCTCTTCTAGTTCAGCCACTTCCTGGTCCTCTAAAGCACCAGCTTCTTCCTTTGAATCCTCTGTCGTGCCTGTACTCACGAGTGACCCAATCTGCGACCTTTTGGAGGAAGAAAGCGCTACAGTTCAGCACTTGCAcccagggcacaggcagcagaggaATCACTCTGCTCTGGAACTCGAATTCAAATGGACTGGAGGGTGTGGTCAGCACCTGCCAGCTGCACAAAGAGCCCTTAGCACCCCAGTCCTGCCCTCATTTCCACATGACTATCTTCCATGCGAGCCAGAGGGAGCAACTGCAGTGAGATACTGCATATTTGCTGTCCTTCAGATGGCAGTAATTCACCGCACTCACCCCGCAGCATGCTAGCTCACCCTACAGAAATCAGTAGCAACTTTTCTGCTCAAGAAAAGGACAACTTCTTTTATGCCAGCTACTGCATGACATCTGCATATTTCACCAGAGGTCAACTGGATCAGTGAAAGGATTCAAAACAGTTTTGACAGCCATCCTGAAAATGCCCTCTATTAAAGTGGCCCATTATGCCTTTCCTATTAGCAATCCCAAGAGATATAGGGAGCACCCACGTGTCTCTCTGCCACATCCAAATATGCTGCACAGACAAGCAGGCCGTAAGACGTACAACGTCAGCACAACTATAGCAAAGAGGTCCAAGTACTGCACTGTGACAAGAGGAGATGCACGTGTTAGAACAGAAAGAAAGGTACATAGCAGGAAAATTATGTGCAAGAAAGGAAACATCTTTGGCATTCATCGTCTATTGAGGGTTTTattctaaattatattttaagaatGCCGCATATTGTCTATCGCTGGAAAGAGTTACCATCCCAAATGAACTCAGATGGATGCCAGAAGTGTCTTATCTGTCATACTCTCAGATACTCTGTGAAACTTCCATGAGAAGCAACCTAGTCTTTAATAAGAATAGAAACAGTTGcccttttgaaaagcaaagcctTCTCATAGCACTGTAAAACCAATGTCAACTGTGTTGGTCTAAAGGATCAGAAACATGAGAACACAGCAGCAATGGAAAATATGTGCATTTCCTCAAATGCCTCTGCCTCCtttcagaaatgagaaatattctCATTAGCAAGGGAGCAGACTATCAGTATAGTGtggaatagtttaaaaaaaaaattaaaaaaaaaatatacacagcTCAACTCAGACACATTCCTTGGCGCATCCATAGAGATGACTGGAACAGAACAAACGTGGCTTTTGTTTCCAAATCTTTACTCCTATGGGGGTACAGATTTTATCCAGAAATAAAGCCATTTCTTACTTAAATTCTCTCAACAGTGTGATTTCCTTTCCTAGAAATGGCATGATAGACCAGAAGGTCTGTAAGAACAACTCAAATGAGCTGAATACCAGGATACACAAAATGACAATATAAGAAaaggacactgggaggggaaattttttttaaaggaagaactCTCACAGTGATCCCTAACAATTTCTCTGGCAGCCCAGGACAAATTTGGACTTCTATGCCATTGTTTTCCAGCCCATTTGCTTTTTTAGCTTAGCAGTTGCATGATCACACCTAGAAGAGCTCTTTGGTCACTTGCTACCATGCACACATCTGCTTCAAAGGCCCTCCATCAACGTAGGAGCTAACAGCATgggtattttttcctccagacgCCACTGAAGCCCATGAGTCTCACTGAAAGATTAGGAAGAGCTACACAAGCTTTATAAGAAGATTTACAAAGACAGTTCAGCCAACTCCTCCTCACACAACCCTTTTGGATTACCCCTATCCCTTTCAAAGGAGTTCTATCTTAGAAAAATTTATCAGGTAACATCCACAAGTATCCAGCATCTACTTTGGCCATTTTGCTCCCAGTCTATGTTAAtgtctttgaagaaaattagaGGACATAATAAAGAGATGGAAGAACGCTTGTCTGGAGTCAAGAAGGCTGATACAGATGTCATTAACATCAAGCCAAGATGGCATCAAACTGCTGTTTTATAGGGTGTTTTATATTTGCAGGGTTCCTTCCAAgctgaatgattctgtgatttgaataGCTGAGCCATGAACTACACTTCATCACTTCGTAAGCTTTAAAACAACCTTAAGCCTGTAAGAACAGCCCCTCCTCTGCTGATTCTGGTACATACTGTCCCGAAGCAGACAATTCAGTCTCCAGTCCCTTCTCTTCACCTGCACAGAATCAACTGCCATACGGAGGAAGTCACAGGGGTGAAACAGACTGTCACGCACGTTGGCCACAATACAGAAAAGGATTCTCCTACCTGCTTTGCAAAGTACTGGACTCCAAAGAATCAACCAGCTGATCTGCAGGCTCTGTCTTTTGGGCTGAGTCTTCATTTTCTAACAACAAACAGAATATACGGAGAGAAGGTGAAATAAATTTTGATGTTTAGAATACACATACAGGAGGAAAAACTACAGCCAGCACTCAAACATTGACAAGGTCACATGGCTGTGGAATGAAGAGCTGTGCCAACCAGTTTTTCATGTTATGAGCTCTATTGAGCACCTTGCAGAACAAAGATCTTTAATCATATCAACCCCAGGAAAGGGAGAACAAAAACCCATGCATGTTTTTGGTGCAGAACCACTCTCAGAAGCCGGGCTCGTTCAGGAACCACCAATCCTAGCTTTAGAAGGACAGAACGAGGCCAAATTTCATCATGTAAAACTGGGCTGACAAAGCCCTGGAAAAAGCAATCACGCAGTGGTTCCCACAGAGCACTGACGAGATGGAAAGTCCTAGGTCACTGCTAAAAGGAGTGCCTATAAAGATGGCTCCTGGTCTCCCCCGAGTCTCCTGAACTCTGGGAAAGCTCCGTCCCCGTACGACTGCGGTACGGTACGTGCTCCACAGCCCCGCTGTCTGATCGCATCAAGGCAGTGAACTGGGCATGGACAAGTTCCAGCTTCTGCAGCTCTCTGGTGATACGCCTTACAGCCACGGGCTGTTTCATTGAGTCACTTCGGAGCTGGGAGGCACCTGCAGCCTTCGGGCACACAGCACCAGGCCCCCAGCCCACGGCAGAGACCGCATAGGCAGGGGTAGCTCAGCTCCCGGCTAGACGGGGCCTCTTTCAGCGGGGAAAGCACCCTGTCTCTCATAAACCTCCATCGATCCTCGCTCTTCCACCGCTGGGAAGGAGCACCGGGAGCTGCCGCTGCAGTTTTAGGCGCTGGAGCGGCAGGAGAGCCGAGCACCCAGGACGCGGCGGTGGGGTGCGGGTCCTCCCCAGGCGCCGGTGCCGGCTGCAGGAGGGTGCGCGCAGCCATCACCGCCCGCCCCGTTCCCCCAGCACCCGGCCCACCCGGTGTCAGCCATGGGCTAACTCCCGATGCTGCTCTTCGTATTTCACCGTAGCAAACGGCCACCGTGGAAATAAGGCTTCTCGGGGAGAAACGAGGAAACCCACCGCGGAAAGGAAGCTCACGGCGTTCTCCCTGGCCGTACGGCCAACGCCAAAATACGCGCCCCCGCGCCTGCGGCCTCACCGCCGGCAGCCcaccccgccgccgcgggggctCCTCCTCAGGGACCGCGGCCGGGCTGCAAGCGCTCGCCGCCGCCGGGAGGGAGGGATGTGCGCAGGCGGGGAGCTgctcccgctccccgccgcggccagcccggctgccccctcccctgccgAGCCCGTACCTGAGGGGACGTGAGGCGCGGGGCCGTCCGGCGCCCCGGCAGCCGGGGGCTCGAAGCgggagccggcggcggcggccagcACGTCCGACATGGGCAGCGCtgggcgggcgggcagcgcgCGGAGCCGTAGGCGGCAGCCCGCTGCGGCGGAAAAAGCCGAGCGCGGCCGAAGCGCTGCGGCCGCCGGCGGCGGAAACACCCGAGCGGGGGCCGGCAAGAGCCGAGCGGGTGCGTGCAgcgcaggcaggagggagagggtgGTGCCTCGGTACtcatccctcagcctccccCCTCGACAACACAGCCAACCCAAACCTAGTTCCGCAGGGCTACCCCGCGCGGCAACGCAGCCGGCTTTGTAGGCTGATGGCATGGAGGGAGGGGCGGAAGGGAAATCGAGGTGCACCTCGAGGAAGTGGCGGTTGCCATGGGCCCGGAAGGACGCGTTACCGTGGCGGCCTGGGGACTGCGCCGATGGAGCCGAGCCCGGGGCCcgtggggccgggggcggccgaGGGGCCGGAGCCCGAGCCCGAGGGCGCGGGGACTCCGGTGTCCGCCAGCCCCTTCCTGGCCTGGAGCGCCGCGGAGGTGGCTGAGTGGGTGGCGCAGCTCGGCTTCCCCCAGTACGAGGTGCGGGGCTGCGGGCCCGGCCGTGAGCCCCGCCCTCGCCGCCGCCTGAACCAGTGGCCCTGAACtctgtgtgtgagtgtgtgtgagcGTGTGTGAGCGGCGAGGGGGGGGCGGTAGTGGCCGAGGGCGACCCGCTGCCCGCGGCCCACCCGCCTTTCTCTCCGCTTCCCTGCCCAGGAGTGCTTCAGGGCCAACGGCATCACCGGCCGCCGCCTCATCCACGCGAACTGCTCCAGCCTGCCCGCCATGGGCGTCACGGACTTCGGCCACATGCAGGTACGGCCGGCTGCAGGTCCCGgagctccctccccagcccctgggagcCCAGCTCTGACTCTTTTCGCTTGCAAGCAAGCTAGGCTATAGCCTGTCCTCCCAGGCAGATTGCTTATTCAAAGAGTGAGCCTGAAACTGGGCAAATTTGTGGAGCCAAACAGTTAACGTTTCTTGAGTCTTTTCAGGTGTAAATCCTTAGCTGGATGGAGATCACAGGCTTCCTCTCTGGGACACCGTAAGTGCATCAGAAGTGCTTAGCCTTTCTTTAAGCCTATGTTGCTCCTCTTGCCCCATGAAATTGCTTAGCAAGATGGATGTGCCTTTCTTAGATATCCCTCAGAATTCCTTTACAGTAATTTTCCACTTACTGATTGGTAGAACTTCTAAAAATCTAGTCAGATTTAACCTGCAGCAATCGAGCCACTGATCTCAAGCAGCAGAAGGGCAATTTGTTATTATTTCCTTGTTGTACACTTTGCTGAACACAAACAGCATCTCTATCTCCTCCTCATTTTATAGACTTGCAATTGTCTGGTCATTTTCCTTCCAAACCCACAtcttttctttaacaaacaCTGATAGTTAAGCTAACTAGACTGAAGTTCAGGACCACAGTCTGGCCTTCCAAAGCTTAATGAAGGTTCGTAAAATAAGCAAGCTGACTTAAATCTCATtaccctccttcccctccctaaTGGAAACCACAGAGGGACTCAGGGCTGCATTTTCACAGCCACATCATTTGTTTTGCATCATGATTTAAAGTTGCTTTCCCCAGAGGACACAAGGTAGAAGTTCAAATAaccaggaagagagaaaaatctttatgGTCCAACGACTAGAGTATGAGCactgtttgttttattctaGAGCAccaaaaagtaatttctccaTAGTTCTGTCTGGCTGCACAATCTTAACTGTTTGTTTGAAACTAAATATGCCACAAAAAACTTTGACTAGTGCCACGACTTTGCCTGTTCTCTGGAGGAGAAGGCATCAGATTACAACGCTTCGTTTTTCAGACAGCAGCCCTTCAAGAGTATGTCTAGTACAAGCAGATGCAGCCTTTATAGTCATTTGCACTTACCAAAGATGGCAAGAATTTCATAGGCTTTGTAAGCCTCACCTCCTCATTGGGATATAGGGATTACGTATGGTGGTAGTTTAACTGCTGAGAAACACTAAGACACAGGTTAAAGACACCAACTGTAACCCATTCTTCCTCTTATAGAAACTGAAATTCCTCAGGGCTAGGATAAGCGATAGCCAGCATACTGCAGCAAGCCTGGAAATGAGACTATCTCTGTAGTGTTTTCCAAAGCTTGCAAGTGAATTTGGAACATCTCACAGACTTCAGTGGAACCTAGATGTTCTTGAAGATTGTGCCCTATCCTCCTAGTTATTTGTGTTTTAGAGAACTTTACTCTGATAGAATCCAAGCGTACAGAGCACTGAGCAGGACGTGGCCCTTTGGGTCCTTCAGGAAGTGTGTACTAGAGCAGGTGCAAAGTTAAGGCCATAATCCTGGGCACATCAGCTTCCCAACAAGAAATGTCAACGTAAGGCTGTGAACAGTTGAAACCAAGATAGTTACTATAGAAATAAACGTGATAGCATCAGCCTACTGAGATAGAAACTTTTTGCAATTTAGGGGAAATGACAGTAGAGAACTGCACAGTGAATTATGTGGAAGCTACACGGCACAGGCAAGTGAAGGTACCGCTGGTTTTAATTCCCCTGtactgatattttaaatatcaaaaccACTGAAGATACTAGTCCGATGTTCTTTTGATAGCACACGAAGTAGGGTACTGCTCTTCAGAGTCAAGCCAAAGTTGGGGGAAGGTTTTGAGCAAATGCTGTGAAAGGTCAGTAAAACCCTGTGAATTGTATTTCAAAGCTTCAGTCAAATTAGAAGGTTACATTCTCAGAAGTGACTTCAAGAATAATGGCAAGGCTCTGTTCACTGACAGTTCCAGGTCCAGCTGGCTCAGACAGCCAGTCACCCATCATTTTCTTAAGGAGCAATATGGCTTATCGGTTTAATTAGGTTTTATACCTCTTATGTGTACAGACTCTGTTGTTGACAATATAATTTAACAAACAGCAGTGTTTTTGCATTAGGCAGAATAGACTCCAGCTCATTCACCCATAACTTGTTTGTTCTAGAAGtgcaaagaggaaagcagagctatTTGTGCCACTAAGAGACCAGATGTGACGCCATCCCCTGCAGTAAATCTGGAGAATGAGCGGACTGCTCTGCTTTTACAATGTCTCACAGAGCTCAGATCCCTCTCGACTCGCAAGTCCAAGTGTGAGACTGTTCcaaaattcagaaattcagttctttttcctgctgctctgacaCAGAATGAATGGTATTAGCTGTTGCCCTGTGAAATGAGcatttctggtattttttcttatctttcagGAGATTTCACGACATGTGCGACTGTTGCTGGGGATTGAGGAGCCTCTTTTCAACAGATCCATTGCCCTCCCATACAGAGACAACATGGGTCTCTTCCTGGAGCGAAAGTCACGatcaggaaagaaagcagatgCCCTCACTTTCTCACAGTTTATCCAAGAAGCAGGACTGGAGCCCTATACTACAGTTCCTCCTTTGCAAGAAGCCCAGACTGGTGCAGAAGAAGATGCTCTCCCTGTACCGCAGGGCACCCAGAGGCAGGACTAGAGACCTACGCTGCAATTCCACCTTTGTAAAAAGCCCAGCCGGGACAGCAGAATATACCCTTATTCCCTTGCAGTTTGTCCAAGGAGATACAGTTCCACCTTCTCCTGAGTACAGAAAAGGCCATTGCAGCTCTTAGCCATTTGATGACAGCAAACACATCTCCACATTGgctcttttctgcagtccttcaTTTGCTTCCGGGAACTAAGTGAAGCAGAAGCTATAAATCACACTGTACCACTCTCTGTCTTTCACTTCTGCTTCACAGTTGattaaaaagaccaaaaaacaATCACAGACATATTTTAATTACCAGTGATTGATAACAACTTCCCTGCAGCTCAAGTGAATATTCTCCCAGACTTTAGTGTCTGTAGACTGGGCTCACTGTAAAGCCCAGATGTAAGATAAATGGGATATACAATCCCTGGTTTTACAGGTGTGGTGCCAGCTGCTGTCAGTGATTGTAATTAAGCAAGGGGCCTAGTCACAACACTCACACAATCCCTGGCCTCaccacagaaattatttcctgtgaggcAAAACCAGGCAGTGGTTCATCATAGTAAACAGTACTGAAACATGATAGACGATGGCAGGAAGTATAAGAGAATACCGTAAGCCTAACTAGAGAATTTAGGgaataaaaaatgctttgtcCTGGGTGGATTTGGAGAGAATATCCAGTTACCTCCTTTTTCCTTGAAAGAAGTATCATGTAGTCTGTGGTGGTGGGGTGCATTATCACCAGCAAGGAAGTATGAATAAGTGCTGATTAAAGCCTGGCTCAGCAGAGAGTGCTCCTGACTAAATCACTACTATTTTTGTCTGGCATCAATGGCTTTCTCGAGATCCCCTgtggaaaaatttaaaaaaaaaaaaggactgggCCCAATCTTGTTTAGTTATTCACGCCAAAGCTGTAGCCACTACAAAATAACTGTAATTTGGTTTTGTAATTCAGTTTTCTACTGAAACTGCAACAGAAACCTAGTGAAACTGAAGCAGTTCATAGGCCAAGATGACTATGTAATAAGCAAATTCAGACCAAAATAAAGCAAGACTCAGGCAGCCAGGGAAAAGCAAGTTTGCTGAGCAGTCTAGAGAGTGAAACTTGTAGAAGCAACTGTGTACATGGGTTTATTGGctggaatattttaaagagtCCAAGAGCAAACAGTGCTGGTTCTTGCACCCCTCAGTCCTGTGAGGGGGCTAGGATGAGATCTCAGCAAAGTGTTCTGCCATGAGTTGCATTTTAGTTTACGAGGGTTTAGAATCATAGCAGTTTTCTCTGGCATTTCTGAGAAAGTGTTGGAAGCAGCTGTGGAGAATGGACATTTGCCATCCAACAGCACACCAGGCTCCACTACAGCTGAAGTAAGAGATGCCTTGGTGCTGATCAGCCCACACTGGCAATCTGTAGGCCAGTCTCCAGAGGATGCCTGGTATAGTAGAGCAAGATGGCACTGGACAAGCTCATTGTTTTCTAGCAGCTGGCTAAAGGGAGACTCGCTCAGTTGTGCAGCTGTCAAGTCAAACCAGTGGAAGgttctgggaaaagaaaacaaatggaacCATTTATGGGCAATAACAGTGTGAAGCAGCTTGCTAATAATTtaacaaataatgtttttttttccaatgtctGACTATGAGTCTCTTTCTTGGGTCTTTGAGAAACAATCAGACTCAGAGTCTTGGATCTAAAGTGTTCCTGGCATTACTCTGCCATGCAGAGCAAAACTGAACCTAATGGCTCTAGAACAACCCTGCACAAGCAGGAGTCCTTTCCCTCAAGCTGTGTTCCCCTGACTTAACATCCTCAACAGTCCAGTCCATGAACTACCGTAAGTTCGTTACCCATAATAACTGTCCTCTCAAGACATTCccataggaattttttttctgcatccaATACTCTAGTCCTGATCAGTGGCTTCAGACAAACCTGATAAGTAGCCAAACAGGAACTAGGGACAAAATAACTCAGAGATTATATTCCAGGTCTTTTATTGCTAATACATCATCTGAGGCAATCTTCCCTAGCAGGTATGTGGTCATAAGGGCAACACACAGGTCAGCACCTTCCAACCCAACAAGACAGCCCATGTTTCAGCTGTGGGATGAGGCAAGTTTCAGAGCAAAGAGGAAGCCTGGACAAGCAGTATCTCAGCATTCAACCCTTTACTTCTCTTGAGTCACTGAAGAGGCAAAACCTTTGCTGACAAAACTCTTGCACACAAACTGTGGGCAGGAAGTTTTCTGCTCTGCACAGATGGGGCAGCGTTCAGGAAAACAGTGACCACTGAGTAATTTCAATGCCTTCTGGGGAGGCAGGTTCTGCCACATGCTGCTGTTCAGGGCTGTGTAGAAAATGGCCACCAGCCGTTCAGCATTGACTCTTATTTTCCCTGCAggacaaacaaaatcaaatgtcAATGGCCAGTGTGCACACAGGTATGAAGAGATATTCTTATCTCCCACTCCTGTGAAGAATCGCATTGGCAATCAACCAGAGCTGGTTTATTTGAAACCTCTGATCTAGAATCATTTTAGGTGAGGGATGCTGAAATTAATAGTAATGAGTAtagcttgtattttctgtagctCATTCTCATCAAGTAAACAGTCAGCCACCTAACCAGTCAGCACTCCTAACCAGTCAGCACTCCTAACCAGTCAGCTACCATGGTTGTAGCTGCTTTAAGAGCGTTCAGCAACGCAAGAATTAGAAATGCATGCAGAAGCGTATAATGAAATTGCGGTGGACAGAGGTAGCAGCCGTCAACAGAACAGCACATCCATGGAAACAGAAGTTGTGcctgagggaagagagaaagattttGGACCATGTTCTTGCTCAGAAAGTGTGTCTCAGCTCCTGCTTGCTGATTCAGCCTCAGAGCTGCTATTGTTTCACGAAGGGAAGTGGTAGCTCTTTAGAAACTGGTGGCAGGTACAAGGAAAGCAGCACTCCTGCCAGAAAGGGTGACCCCCCAGGGTGCTAATCAAAGAAATTGGTGAAGGAGACACAAACTGCCTCATTTTGCTCATCCACCTCTTGTGCATGACTGCTATGTCCACTCCAGCTTTACCTGTACAGTGCCAGGATTGCTCCAGGAGGGTTTTCTTCCCCACACTGCACCCCTAACTGAGAAAATCATCACCAGCCCAGACCCAGCCTTGAATCAGTGACAGGGAAACCACCGAGCGCGACTCCTCAGAACTGCCACCAAGTTGGAGCAAAAAGAGGGCTTTTCCCTCGGGAGCTGCAGGGGCACGTTGCCTGCACGGCAGCAGGGCCTCGCAGCGCCGCTGCGACTGTCCCCTTCGCCCCCCCCAGCGACAGGCTCCTGGGCAGGGCACTGGTGCTGCGGCCTCACGGTGGCACtggggggaaggaggtgctGCAACCTGAGAGCGGAGGCAGACGACATGAGGgtagggggagagggagggagagggggagggggagggagagggagagggggagggagagggggagggagagggggagggaggatggTCCCGGCGAGCCGGGGCTGCGCTGCGGCGGGGCAGGTGCCCGGAGCCGGCGGTGGCTGCACAGCACGGGTGGGATCGTGGGGTTTTAAGGTCCTGCGTGAGGGGAACTCGGAGGAAGCTGCAGGGAATATCCCCCTGCACCATCCATGCCTGAGTCAACAGTTGCTGGGATTCATCCCGTTAACGTTTCTTATAGTGACTCCTTTCCAATAGCCGTCTTAACCAGCTAGAAAGTTCTAGAAAGGTGGCCACAGTAGGATAGTTAATTTTGTCATGTAGtggtctattttttttttaaaaaaaaaggcgtGTGTGTGTAAAAATCATCCCTTGCACTTTCTCCCCCAGTGCACATAGGTCATACCACAACTGCAGCGGCACTGGAACGTGTCGAGGTCCAGGTCCCTTCACTGCAGGCAGATTCCCTCAAGCAAGGTCTCTCCTATCCTAtcctgtcctctcctctcccccttgcAGCTGGATCTCCACTGACCTCCCTCAGCCCTGCAATCAACAGCCAGCATCACCCAGGTTTAGCTGATCGGGGAGAAACAAGGTTTAGCTGGTAAGCAGGAGGAAGCAGTTATCCTTTGCAGGATTTGCAAACCTTTTACTAGTAAACAGCCTCACCCATAGCATGAAGAGCAGTGTCACGTTTGGCCCCTCACTGGTCACCTCAGCAGAAGGCCAGGACTGGCAGGACCACAGAGGCTGGGCACCCACTGCAGTCAGGAGCAGGGGTACAGGTCATACCCCTGCACTCAGAGCCCTTGGGAGAGCTACAGCAGCAGCTTCAAGTGAAACATGATGCACCGGGTTTGCTTTTTCGACCATGGCGACTGCAGGCTGCTTCTTTGCACCTTGTTTCCTGCGCTGTCTCACAACAGGTTGTCTTGCAGCAATAATCTGAGGTCCTGGCAGGAGCGGGGTTTCAATGCCAGCATTGTGTTTGATCTGGAGCTCCCTTCACTCATTTTGATCATGTTTTCAGGTTTATAGCCACAaagtctacaacttcctctaGACAAACAGAAAGCTGAAACTAAAGAGTTCCCGTGACTCCAGCAGCTGGGGACTTGGGGAAGTGACTGACTGTGACAAGGTTTGCAATAGTGTTTCACAATAAAGTTGTGAGAAGCAACAAGAGCTCCGGCTTGGCCCGAGCACGCATGCTGTGCTTGACCCATGAGGTCCCAAACAACAGCAGCAC harbors:
- the TMED8 gene encoding protein TMED8, translated to MSDVLAAAAGSRFEPPAAGAPDGPAPHVPSENEDSAQKTEPADQLVDSLESSTLQSRSQIGSLVSTGTTEDSKEEAGALEDQEVAELEEKLPDQTQSLREEAVVRITNYHVPQGSGDIVMIQSDHTGAVDILSAELETADLLGEQRKAQPPPLAPPTMWTTEKMKEFKAKMGKEKNGRMVVKRGEVVTVRVPTHPDGKCICWEFATDDYDIGFGVYFDWTTVTSTAITVQVSESSDEEDEEEEEEIEGLAPVGDVERGSKSYLRNRYGEIMPVYRRNSHREVQAGSHEYPGEGIYLLKFDNSYSLLRNKTLFFHVYYTS
- the SAMD15 gene encoding sterile alpha motif domain-containing protein 15 isoform X1, which translates into the protein MEPSPGPVGPGAAEGPEPEPEGAGTPVSASPFLAWSAAEVAEWVAQLGFPQYEECFRANGITGRRLIHANCSSLPAMGVTDFGHMQEISRHVRLLLGIEEPLFNRSIALPYRDNMGLFLERKSRSGKKADALTFSQFIQEAGLEPYTTVPPLQEAQTGAEEDALPVPQGTQRQD
- the SAMD15 gene encoding sterile alpha motif domain-containing protein 15 isoform X2, which translates into the protein MEPSPGPVGPGAAEGPEPEPEGAGTPVSASPFLAWSAAEVAEWVAQLGFPQYEECFRANGITGRRLIHANCSSLPAMGVTDFGHMQV
- the NOXRED1 gene encoding LOW QUALITY PROTEIN: NADP-dependent oxidoreductase domain-containing protein 1 (The sequence of the model RefSeq protein was modified relative to this genomic sequence to represent the inferred CDS: inserted 4 bases in 2 codons) translates to MLLARGKLGGWAFPEPPQHPPEHRRKPFKSSQADEAGECEEALMYLTRYCKGLAVNMCAHAIFFCKLLHNLRQSGSEKGLPTSLGHSHGLKVGIIGRGHLGKQLAQAFLKLSWASHPSIRXSTRRPESPGKPAEAGLACFYNNAQLVAGADITFLCCVPWHVLSVCSIIQPVIQKPCVVYSLVTANPLLRLQHLLPPSATVRPQHQCPAQEPVAXGGAKGTVAAALRGPAAVQATCPCSSRGKRKIRVNAERLVAIFYTALNSSMWQNLPPQKALKLLSGHCFPERCPICAEQKTSCPQFVCKSFVSKGFASSVTQEKTFHWFDLTAAQLSESPFSQLLENNELVQCHLALLYQASSGDWPTDCQCGLISTKASLTSAVVEPGDLEKAIDARQK